One Pungitius pungitius unplaced genomic scaffold, fPunPun2.1 scaffold_170, whole genome shotgun sequence genomic region harbors:
- the onecutl gene encoding one cut domain, family member, like: protein MDGGLGEMSLHGHPDLAHGQDGRAMLHSRDLSAAFPRPSLGGPSMSLEPEPRAPGFDHSMSALGYSGDSPSSSGSTYTTLTPLQPFDDKFHHHHHHHHPCLPVSNVIGSFTLMREDRGLGANFYNPYGKDLAMSQSLSPPSTGSGLTSSMHGYGSLGNSPNGNGGQMLHAGYDVHGGSLFCRTSDFGREMSPPGLGAGDGSVGHQLNKMEAHQHAPGHHPHIYGQHYQPPHHHHHHHPSQQASKMGEHLHSSSSALSSPGEGMLPGPPGGGGGGGEEINTRDVAQRIITELKRYSIPQAIFAERVLCRSQGTLSDLLRNPKPWGKLKSGRETFKRMSRWLQEPEFQRMASLRLEGKTWLCSLSHTHTHTHTRVEKQQTH from the coding sequence atggatggggGTCTAGGGGAGATGTCCCTCCACGGTCACCCCGACCTGGCCCACGGCCAGGACGGCAGGGCCATGCTGCACTCCAGGGACCTCTCGGCCGCCTTCCCCAGGCCCTCCCTCGGGGGCCCCTCCATGTCCCTGGAGCCGGAGCCCCGTGCGCCGGGCTTCGACCACTCCATGTCGGCCCTGGGCTACAGCGGCGACTCGCCGTCGAGCTCCGGCAGCACCTACACCACGCTGACCCCCTTGCAGCCCTTCGACGACAagttccaccaccaccaccaccaccaccacccctgccTCCCCGTCAGCAACGTCATCGGCAGCTTCACCCTCATGCGCGAGGACCGGGGCCTCGGCGCCAACTTCTACAACCCGTACGGCAAGGACCTGGCCATGTCCCAGAGCCTGTCGCCCCCCTCCACGGGTTCGGGCCTGACCTCCTCCATGCACGGCTACGGCAGCCTGGGCAACAGCCCCAACGGCAACGGGGGCCAGATGCTGCACGCCGGCTACGACGTCCACGGGGGGAGCCTCTTCTGCCGGACGTCAGATTTCGGCCGCGAGATGTCGCCGCCGGGCCTGGGCGCCGGCGACGGGTCAGTGGGGCATCAGCTGAACAAGATGGAGGCTCACCAGCACGCCCCGGGCCACCACCCTCACATCTACGGCCAGCACTaccagcccccccaccaccaccaccaccaccacccgagCCAGCAGGCCTCCAAGATGGGCGAGCACCTGCACTCCTCGTCGTCCGCCTTGTCCTCGCCCGGCGAGGGGATGCTGCCGGGCCCgccgggcggcggcgggggcggcggggaGGAGATCAACACCAGAGACGTGGCCCAGAGGATCATCACCGAGCTGAAGAGGTACAGCATCCCGCAGGCCATCTTCGCCGAGAGGGTTCTGTGCAGGTCACAGGGCACGCTGTCTGACCTCCTGAGGAACCCCAAGCCCTGGGGCAAGCTCAAGTCGGGCCGCGAGACCTTTAAGAGGATGTCCCGCTGGCTGCAGGAACCCGAGTTTCAAAGAATGGCCTCGCTCCGTCTGGAGGGTAAGACCTGGCTTTGCtctctatctcacacacacacacacacacacacacgtgtagagAAACAACAGACACACTAA